In Pseudomonas sp. MTM4, one genomic interval encodes:
- a CDS encoding iron-containing alcohol dehydrogenase, translating into MSHRIVLPRLMEVGAGASQQIVSVLHNLGCKRPLIVTDRMMVELGYVARISETLAKADIPSDCFADTLPEPTAASIHAGVEMVRQGNYDSIIALGGGSPIDSAKAIGILGKFGGEMRDYRFPRDVSEAGLPLIAIPTTAGTGSEATRFTIITDETSDEKMLCAGLGFMPVAALIDYELTLSLPPRVTADTGIDALTHAIEAYVSRKASLYSDAQALEAMRLLAPNLRAAYHEPGNRNAREAMMLGATLAGIAFSNASVALVHGMSRPIGAFFHVPHGLSNAMLLPAITAFSIPSAPERYADCARAMGVAGEDDSVEVANEKLLTELRAINKELQVPSPEQFGITRERFFELRETMANQALASGSPGNNPRVPTEAEIIDLYETVWNQE; encoded by the coding sequence ATGAGCCATCGCATCGTCCTGCCGCGCCTGATGGAAGTCGGCGCCGGCGCTAGTCAGCAGATCGTATCCGTGCTGCATAACCTCGGCTGCAAACGCCCGCTGATCGTCACCGACCGGATGATGGTCGAGCTGGGCTACGTGGCGCGGATCAGCGAGACCCTGGCCAAGGCCGACATTCCCAGTGACTGCTTCGCCGATACGCTGCCGGAGCCGACCGCGGCGTCGATTCATGCCGGCGTCGAAATGGTGCGCCAAGGCAACTATGACTCGATCATCGCGCTCGGCGGAGGCAGTCCGATCGATTCGGCCAAGGCCATCGGCATCCTCGGCAAGTTTGGTGGCGAGATGCGCGACTACCGCTTCCCGCGCGATGTCAGCGAAGCCGGCCTGCCGCTGATTGCCATCCCCACCACCGCCGGCACCGGCTCGGAAGCGACGCGCTTCACCATCATCACCGATGAGACCAGCGACGAGAAAATGCTTTGCGCGGGCCTCGGTTTCATGCCCGTCGCCGCGCTGATCGACTACGAGCTGACCCTTTCGCTGCCGCCGCGGGTGACCGCCGACACCGGTATCGATGCGCTGACCCACGCCATCGAGGCCTACGTCAGCCGCAAGGCCAGCCTCTATAGCGATGCCCAGGCGCTCGAAGCCATGCGCCTGCTGGCGCCCAACTTGCGCGCGGCCTACCACGAGCCGGGCAATCGCAACGCCCGCGAGGCGATGATGCTCGGTGCGACCCTGGCTGGCATCGCCTTCTCTAATGCCTCTGTGGCGCTGGTGCATGGCATGAGTCGCCCGATTGGTGCGTTTTTCCATGTGCCGCACGGTCTGTCCAACGCCATGCTATTGCCGGCAATCACCGCGTTTTCCATTCCCTCCGCACCCGAGCGTTATGCCGACTGCGCCCGGGCCATGGGCGTGGCGGGTGAGGACGACAGCGTCGAAGTGGCCAACGAAAAGCTGCTGACCGAACTGCGCGCGATCAACAAAGAGCTGCAGGTGCCAAGCCCTGAGCAGTTCGGCATTACCCGAGAGCGCTTCTTCGAGCTGCGCGAAACCATGGCGAATCAGGCCCTGGCCTCGGGTTCGCCGGGCAACAACCCGCGCGTGCCCACCGAAGCAGAAATCATCGACCTCTACGAAACCGTCTGGAACCAGGAGTGA
- the gap gene encoding type I glyceraldehyde-3-phosphate dehydrogenase translates to MLRIAINGYGRIGRAVLRALFERNLESQIRIEAINDLSDRAAMAHLTRFDTTFGRFHGQVDLHEDMLQIRGQSIRLLQERDPAQLPWKQLGVDVVLECSGKFKKRALVDQHLQAGANRVFASHPLDGADLTVVYGVNHELLGTQRVISNASCTTNCLAPLAKVLHEAMGIRQGLLNTVHAYTNDQNLLDKAHKDLYRARAAAESMIPSTTGAAKAIGLVLPELAGRLDGLSVRVPTPNVSLVDLTFVAERAPAGVEAVNQILRDGAQTMPLGVMECNDLPLVSRDFFGYPASCVADLSHTRVQGDLVKVLAWYDNEWAFSNRMLDVLLAWGNGTV, encoded by the coding sequence ATGTTGCGTATTGCCATCAATGGTTATGGCCGTATTGGCCGAGCCGTGTTGCGAGCCCTGTTCGAACGTAATCTGGAAAGCCAGATTCGTATCGAGGCGATCAACGACCTCAGTGACCGGGCTGCGATGGCGCATCTGACGCGCTTCGACACCACCTTCGGGCGCTTTCATGGTCAGGTCGACCTGCACGAGGACATGCTGCAGATCCGTGGGCAATCGATTCGACTGCTGCAGGAGCGCGACCCCGCGCAGTTGCCCTGGAAGCAGCTCGGCGTCGATGTGGTGCTGGAGTGCTCGGGCAAGTTCAAGAAGCGCGCGTTGGTCGACCAGCATCTGCAGGCCGGAGCCAACCGGGTGTTCGCCTCGCACCCGCTCGATGGCGCCGACCTGACCGTGGTCTATGGCGTCAACCACGAGCTGCTAGGCACCCAGCGGGTGATTTCCAATGCGTCCTGCACCACCAATTGCCTGGCGCCGTTGGCCAAGGTGCTGCATGAGGCGATGGGGATTCGTCAGGGCCTGCTCAATACCGTGCACGCCTATACCAACGACCAGAACCTGCTGGACAAGGCACACAAGGACCTTTACCGCGCCCGTGCCGCGGCGGAGTCGATGATTCCCTCGACCACCGGCGCCGCCAAAGCCATCGGGCTGGTGTTGCCGGAACTGGCCGGGCGGCTGGACGGCCTGTCGGTGCGGGTGCCGACGCCGAACGTCTCGCTGGTGGACCTCACCTTCGTTGCCGAACGTGCGCCTGCGGGCGTCGAGGCGGTCAATCAGATCTTGCGCGACGGCGCGCAGACGATGCCGCTCGGGGTGATGGAGTGCAACGATTTGCCGTTGGTCTCGCGTGACTTCTTCGGCTACCCGGCATCCTGCGTGGCCGATCTCAGCCACACGCGCGTGCAGGGCGATCTGGTCAAGGTGCTGGCCTGGTACGACAACGAGTGGGCCTTCTCCAACCGCATGCTCGACGTGCTGCTGGCCTGGGGCAACGGCACGGTCTGA
- a CDS encoding accessory factor UbiK family protein, whose product MLPPKAFLDAIGSQASRLFNGETPLPRPEIEAQFKSIVQGALSKLDVVSRDEFDNQMVVLARTRARLEALEAKVAELEERLQPPAAD is encoded by the coding sequence ATGCTCCCACCCAAAGCTTTTCTCGACGCCATCGGCTCTCAGGCTTCACGCCTGTTCAACGGCGAGACGCCGCTACCCCGTCCCGAAATCGAAGCCCAGTTCAAAAGCATCGTGCAGGGCGCGCTGAGCAAACTGGACGTTGTCAGCCGCGACGAATTCGACAACCAGATGGTGGTGCTCGCGCGCACCCGAGCGCGGCTCGAAGCACTCGAGGCCAAGGTCGCCGAGCTGGAAGAAAGACTGCAGCCACCCGCCGCCGACTAA
- a CDS encoding IclR family transcriptional regulator has product MRSTPREKGSSITRVLEIIEAVASAAEPLTPSALAEKLDIPKASAHRLVQTLEKEGFLQFGLRGGLLPGDRLHATAVNILGSGRHKALRQAILRQLSEEIGETCGLSVPDGLDMLYFDRVQTNWPLQINLPIGSHTPLWCTASGKLYLASLPNEQLERILPRLPIRQLARNTITDLSALRDDLARIREEDLATDSEEFIDGMVACAVPVRDARGELKACLFTHAPVIRCAMEPLLHFVPRLRAAANELESIVSG; this is encoded by the coding sequence ATGCGCAGTACCCCCCGTGAAAAAGGCTCTTCCATCACCCGCGTGCTGGAAATCATCGAAGCGGTGGCTAGCGCTGCGGAACCACTGACGCCCAGCGCCTTGGCGGAGAAGCTCGATATTCCCAAAGCCAGCGCCCATCGGCTGGTGCAAACGCTGGAGAAAGAGGGCTTCCTGCAATTCGGCCTGCGCGGCGGCTTGCTGCCGGGCGACCGTCTGCACGCCACTGCGGTGAACATCCTTGGCAGCGGTCGGCACAAGGCGTTGCGCCAGGCGATCCTGCGCCAGCTGTCGGAAGAAATCGGCGAGACCTGCGGACTGTCCGTGCCCGATGGCCTGGACATGCTCTATTTCGACCGTGTGCAGACCAACTGGCCGTTGCAGATCAACCTGCCCATCGGCAGCCATACGCCGCTCTGGTGCACCGCCAGCGGCAAGCTTTACTTGGCGTCGCTGCCCAACGAGCAACTGGAGCGAATCCTGCCGCGTCTGCCGATCCGCCAACTGGCACGCAATACCATCACCGACCTCAGCGCCCTGCGCGACGATCTTGCGCGGATTCGCGAAGAGGATCTGGCCACTGATTCGGAGGAGTTCATCGACGGCATGGTCGCCTGCGCCGTGCCGGTGCGGGACGCACGCGGCGAACTGAAGGCCTGCCTGTTTACCCATGCCCCGGTGATCCGCTGCGCGATGGAGCCGCTGCTACATTTCGTGCCACGCCTGCGCGCGGCGGCGAACGAGCTGGAAAGCATCGTCAGTGGTTGA
- a CDS encoding cyclodeaminase/cyclohydrolase family protein gives MDSPAGDSVWRLSLADFRDATAADRPTPGCGAAAAVVSDIGLALVLKGLRISESRGSEPARRRLLQTAEGLIGRPGAFADADIRAFQNYLHASRDDTADLQTASRQACAVPLATAHSCLEALELANEAWPLVAAVVRSDVQAGALLIHAGLSAALINVDADMASLDDASAREQAGRSRERLQNDADKVLQQLLDQAGADASDPPEYS, from the coding sequence ATGGATAGCCCAGCTGGTGACAGCGTCTGGCGGCTATCGCTGGCCGATTTCCGCGATGCGACGGCGGCGGATCGGCCTACACCAGGCTGTGGCGCCGCTGCTGCGGTGGTTTCGGATATTGGCCTGGCCCTAGTGCTCAAGGGACTGAGAATCAGCGAGTCGCGCGGCAGCGAGCCCGCGCGGCGTCGGTTGTTACAAACGGCTGAAGGCCTGATCGGCCGGCCCGGCGCGTTTGCCGATGCGGATATCCGCGCCTTCCAAAATTATCTGCACGCCAGCCGCGACGATACGGCCGATCTCCAAACGGCCTCACGCCAAGCCTGCGCCGTGCCCTTGGCGACCGCGCACAGTTGCCTGGAGGCGCTGGAGCTGGCCAACGAGGCCTGGCCGCTGGTTGCGGCCGTGGTGCGCAGTGACGTGCAGGCCGGCGCGCTGCTCATCCATGCGGGGCTCAGCGCCGCGTTGATCAATGTCGATGCCGACATGGCAAGCCTCGATGACGCCTCGGCGCGCGAACAGGCCGGACGCTCGCGCGAACGCTTGCAGAATGACGCCGACAAGGTCTTGCAACAATTACTCGACCAGGCTGGGGCCGACGCCAGCGATCCACCCGAATATTCCTGA
- the rep gene encoding DNA helicase Rep, producing the protein MSRLNPRQQEAVNYVGGPMLVLAGAGSGKTSVITRKIAYLIQQCGIRAQYIVAVTFTNKAAREMKERVSSLLRGGEGRGLTVSTFHNLGLNIIRKEYAKLGYKPGFSIFDEGDIKALLTDIMQKEYSGDDGVDEIKNYIGSWKNDLITPEEALGSARNPKEQTAAIVYTHYQRTLKAYNAVDFDDLIMQPVKLFQDHPEVLEKWRNKVRYMLVDEYQDTNASQYLLVKMLVQERAHFTVVGDDDQSIYAWRGARPENLMQLKDDFPSLKVVMLEQNYRSTSRILKCANVLIANNPHAFEKQLWSEMGHGDPIRVIRCRNEEAEAERVAMEILTLHLKTERPYSDFAILYRGNYQAKLIELKLQHHQIPYRLSGGTSFFGRQEVKDLMSYFRLLVNPDDDNAFLRVINVPRREIGSTTLEKLGNYATARKISMYAACDEIGLGELLDSRFTDRLSRFKRYMDNLRQQCAQNDPIAALRSMVMDIDYETWVRSQTSSDKAADFRMGNVWFLIDALKNTLERDEEGEMTIEEAIAKLVLRDMLERQQEEEEGAEGVQMMTLHASKGLEFPYVFILGMEEEILPHRSSIEADTIEEERRLAYVGITRARQNLAMTFAAKRKQYGEIIECMPSRFLDELPQEDLEWEGQEDAPVEVKAARGNDALAAMRAMLKR; encoded by the coding sequence ATGTCCCGACTCAATCCCCGGCAGCAGGAAGCCGTGAACTACGTCGGCGGCCCCATGCTGGTGCTCGCCGGCGCCGGCTCCGGCAAGACCAGCGTCATCACCCGCAAGATCGCCTACCTGATCCAGCAGTGCGGCATCCGCGCGCAATACATCGTCGCCGTGACCTTCACCAACAAGGCCGCGCGCGAAATGAAGGAGCGCGTCAGCAGCCTGCTGCGCGGCGGCGAAGGGCGCGGGCTCACCGTGTCTACCTTCCATAACCTGGGCCTGAACATCATCCGCAAGGAGTACGCCAAACTCGGCTACAAGCCGGGCTTCTCGATCTTCGACGAGGGCGACATCAAGGCGCTGCTGACCGACATCATGCAGAAGGAATACTCGGGCGACGACGGCGTCGACGAGATCAAGAATTACATCGGCAGCTGGAAGAACGACCTGATCACGCCCGAGGAGGCACTGGGCAGCGCGCGCAATCCCAAGGAGCAGACCGCCGCCATCGTCTACACCCACTACCAGCGCACGCTCAAGGCGTACAACGCGGTGGATTTCGACGACCTGATCATGCAGCCGGTGAAGCTTTTCCAGGATCACCCCGAAGTGTTGGAGAAGTGGCGCAACAAGGTTCGCTACATGCTGGTGGACGAATATCAGGACACCAACGCCAGCCAGTATCTGCTGGTGAAAATGCTGGTGCAGGAACGCGCGCATTTCACCGTGGTGGGCGATGACGACCAGTCGATTTACGCCTGGCGCGGCGCCCGCCCGGAAAACCTGATGCAGCTCAAGGATGACTTCCCCTCGCTGAAAGTGGTGATGCTCGAGCAGAACTACCGCTCCACCAGCCGCATTCTGAAGTGCGCAAACGTGCTGATTGCCAACAACCCTCACGCCTTCGAGAAGCAGCTGTGGTCGGAAATGGGCCATGGCGACCCGATCCGTGTGATTCGCTGCCGCAACGAGGAAGCCGAAGCCGAGCGCGTGGCGATGGAAATCCTCACGCTGCACCTCAAGACCGAGCGGCCCTACAGCGACTTCGCCATCCTCTATCGCGGCAACTACCAGGCCAAGCTGATCGAGCTGAAGCTGCAGCATCACCAGATTCCCTATCGCCTGTCCGGCGGCACCAGCTTCTTCGGCCGCCAGGAAGTGAAGGACCTGATGAGCTACTTCCGCCTGCTAGTCAACCCCGACGACGACAACGCCTTTCTCCGCGTGATCAACGTACCGCGCCGGGAGATCGGCTCCACCACCTTGGAAAAGCTCGGCAACTACGCCACCGCGCGCAAGATTTCCATGTACGCCGCCTGCGACGAAATCGGCCTGGGCGAGCTGCTGGACAGCCGCTTCACCGACCGCCTCTCACGTTTCAAGCGCTACATGGACAACCTGCGCCAGCAGTGCGCGCAGAACGACCCCATCGCCGCGCTGCGCAGCATGGTCATGGACATCGACTACGAGACCTGGGTCCGCAGCCAGACCTCCAGCGACAAGGCCGCGGACTTCCGCATGGGCAACGTCTGGTTCCTTATCGATGCGCTGAAGAACACCCTCGAGCGCGACGAAGAAGGCGAGATGACCATCGAGGAAGCCATCGCCAAGCTGGTGCTGCGCGACATGCTCGAACGCCAGCAGGAAGAGGAAGAAGGCGCCGAGGGCGTGCAGATGATGACGTTGCATGCGTCCAAGGGGCTGGAATTCCCGTACGTATTTATCCTCGGCATGGAAGAGGAAATCCTCCCGCACCGCTCCAGCATCGAGGCCGACACCATCGAGGAAGAACGCCGCCTGGCCTACGTCGGCATCACCCGCGCACGGCAGAACCTGGCCATGACCTTCGCCGCCAAGCGCAAGCAGTACGGCGAAATCATCGAATGCATGCCCAGCCGCTTCCTCGACGAACTGCCCCAGGAAGATCTGGAATGGGAAGGCCAGGAAGACGCGCCGGTGGAAGTCAAAGCGGCGCGCGGCAACGACGCGCTGGCGGCGATGCGGGCGATGTTGAAGCGATAA
- a CDS encoding CoA-acylating methylmalonate-semialdehyde dehydrogenase: MQTLGNLINNEAVAGRSERHATVYNPATGEPRLYVSLSSADETREAIAAAQAAFEGWSKTPPLVRARVMFRFKTLLEARRDDVARLISLEHGKVFSDAQGEVTRGLEVVEFACGIPHLLKGEFSSNVGRDIDSNSLMQPLGVCVGITPFNFPAMVPLWMLPVAIACGNTFVLKPSEKDPSATMLLGELLAEAGLPAGVLNIVNGDKEAVDVLLTDERVQSVSFVGSTPIAEYIYTTASAHGKRCQALGGAKNHMVIMPDADPQQVVSSLMGAAYGSAGERCMAISVAVCVGDEVADNLVEMLKGEIAQLRTGPGTGVEPEPQMGPLVTREHQQKVSGYIDLGVEEGATLVCDGRGIKVEGYENGFYVGPTLFDRVTPQMRVYQEEIFGPVLAVVRVSSFDEALKLVNDHEYGNGTSIFTRDGDTARQFEERVQVGMVGVNVPIPVPMAFHCFGGWKRSVFGPLNMHGPDGVRFFTRMKTVTRRWPTGIRAGADFSMPTMK; encoded by the coding sequence ATGCAGACCCTCGGCAACCTGATCAACAACGAGGCCGTCGCTGGCCGCTCCGAACGCCACGCGACCGTCTACAACCCGGCTACGGGCGAGCCGCGCCTGTATGTTTCGCTGTCTTCGGCGGACGAAACCCGCGAGGCCATCGCCGCCGCACAGGCCGCTTTCGAAGGCTGGTCGAAGACGCCGCCACTGGTGCGCGCACGGGTGATGTTCCGCTTCAAGACGCTGCTCGAAGCGCGTCGCGATGATGTGGCTCGGCTGATCTCGCTGGAACATGGCAAGGTCTTCTCCGACGCCCAGGGCGAAGTCACCCGCGGGCTGGAAGTGGTGGAGTTTGCCTGCGGCATTCCACACCTGCTCAAGGGCGAGTTCTCGTCCAACGTCGGCCGCGACATCGATTCCAACTCGCTGATGCAGCCGCTGGGTGTTTGCGTCGGCATCACCCCGTTCAACTTCCCGGCCATGGTGCCGCTGTGGATGCTGCCGGTGGCCATCGCCTGCGGTAATACCTTCGTCCTCAAACCATCGGAAAAGGATCCGAGCGCGACCATGCTGCTCGGCGAGCTGCTGGCCGAAGCCGGACTGCCGGCCGGCGTGCTGAACATCGTCAACGGTGATAAGGAAGCGGTGGACGTGCTGCTCACCGACGAGCGCGTGCAGTCGGTGAGCTTCGTCGGCTCGACACCGATCGCCGAGTACATCTACACGACCGCTTCGGCGCACGGCAAACGCTGCCAGGCGCTGGGCGGGGCGAAAAACCACATGGTGATCATGCCCGACGCCGATCCGCAGCAGGTGGTCAGCTCGCTGATGGGCGCCGCCTACGGCTCGGCCGGCGAGCGCTGCATGGCGATTTCCGTGGCGGTCTGCGTCGGCGACGAGGTGGCGGACAACCTGGTCGAGATGCTCAAGGGTGAAATCGCGCAGCTGCGCACCGGCCCAGGCACGGGCGTCGAACCCGAGCCGCAGATGGGCCCGTTGGTCACCCGCGAGCACCAGCAAAAGGTCAGCGGCTATATCGACCTCGGCGTGGAAGAGGGTGCGACGCTGGTCTGCGATGGGCGTGGCATCAAGGTCGAGGGCTACGAGAATGGCTTCTATGTCGGCCCGACGCTGTTCGATCGCGTGACGCCGCAGATGCGCGTCTACCAAGAGGAAATCTTCGGCCCGGTGCTGGCGGTGGTGCGAGTCAGCTCCTTCGACGAGGCGCTGAAGCTGGTCAACGACCATGAATACGGCAACGGCACCTCGATCTTCACCCGCGACGGCGATACCGCGCGGCAGTTCGAAGAGCGTGTGCAGGTCGGCATGGTCGGCGTCAACGTACCGATCCCGGTGCCCATGGCGTTCCACTGCTTTGGCGGTTGGAAGCGTTCGGTCTTCGGCCCGCTGAACATGCACGGTCCGGACGGCGTGCGCTTCTTCACCCGGATGAAGACGGTGACTCGGCGCTGGCCGACGGGTATCCGCGCTGGCGCCGATTTTTCGATGCCGACGATGAAATAA
- a CDS encoding choline BCCT transporter BetT yields the protein MEAKKSSSSTINPPVFFGSAVLILALVIYSVAFSEHAQTLFGDVQAWIIANLSWLYILAVAIILLMVVIVALSRYGDIKLGPDHSEPDYSSLTWFAMLFSAGMGIGLMFFGVAEPVMHFLSPPVGEGGTVAAAREAMKITFFHWGLHAWAVYAIVAMILAYFAYRHDLPLTLRSALYPLIGERIYGPIGHAVDIFAIIGTVLGVATSLGLGVTQINTGLNHLYGLPISVPVQIGLIVATTLLATISVVTGLDKGVRRLSELNLTLAALLMLLVLIAGPTVFILQTFVQNTGNYFSQIVTATFNLYAYEPNDWIGGWTLFYWGWWLAWSPFVGLFIARISRGRTIREFVAGVLLVPTAFTLLWMTVFGDTAIHMILWEHVTSLGEAIDRDSSLALFAFLEHFPFASVLSLVAIVMVVVFFVTSADSGALVVDMLASGGQEGTPVWQRVFWAGSMGAVAIALLLADGLTALQTATIASALPFTLALLCSMWGLLKALRLDATKQGLRYQAITTSPTTPRAYSDWQRRLSNLTKFPRRPDVVRFIADVARPACEAVAEEIRKQGYGATVEQGEDRRVRIEITHEGEPDFIYEIRPRAYAMPSFVPSNEDDEPGERKYFRAEVHLKEGGQDYDVMGWSREGVIGDILDQYEKHMHFLHMVR from the coding sequence ATGGAGGCCAAAAAGTCTTCCTCTTCCACCATCAACCCTCCCGTCTTTTTCGGCTCTGCCGTACTGATTCTCGCGCTGGTGATCTATAGCGTTGCCTTTTCAGAACATGCGCAAACGCTGTTTGGCGACGTCCAGGCCTGGATCATCGCCAACCTCAGTTGGCTATACATCCTGGCGGTGGCCATCATCCTGCTGATGGTGGTGATCGTCGCCTTGAGCCGTTACGGCGATATCAAGCTCGGCCCCGATCATAGTGAACCTGATTACAGCAGCCTGACTTGGTTCGCCATGCTGTTTTCCGCTGGCATGGGCATCGGCCTGATGTTCTTCGGCGTCGCCGAGCCGGTGATGCACTTCCTCTCGCCGCCCGTTGGTGAAGGCGGCACGGTTGCCGCCGCGCGCGAGGCGATGAAGATCACCTTCTTCCATTGGGGTCTGCATGCCTGGGCGGTCTATGCCATCGTGGCGATGATTCTGGCCTACTTCGCCTATCGCCATGATCTGCCGCTGACCCTGCGCTCGGCGCTCTACCCGCTCATTGGCGAGCGCATCTACGGCCCCATCGGCCATGCCGTGGATATCTTCGCCATCATCGGCACCGTGCTGGGCGTCGCCACCTCGTTGGGGCTGGGCGTCACGCAGATCAATACCGGCCTCAACCATCTGTATGGCCTGCCCATTTCCGTACCGGTGCAGATCGGCCTGATTGTCGCCACTACGTTGCTGGCGACCATTTCGGTCGTTACCGGCCTGGACAAGGGCGTGCGGCGGCTTTCGGAATTGAACCTGACTCTTGCCGCGCTATTGATGCTGCTGGTTCTGATAGCAGGCCCGACGGTATTCATCCTGCAGACCTTCGTGCAGAACACCGGCAATTACTTCTCGCAGATCGTCACCGCCACCTTCAATCTTTACGCCTACGAGCCGAACGACTGGATCGGTGGCTGGACCCTGTTCTACTGGGGCTGGTGGCTGGCCTGGTCGCCCTTCGTCGGGCTGTTCATCGCGCGCATTTCCCGTGGCCGGACGATTCGAGAGTTCGTCGCCGGCGTGCTGCTGGTGCCGACCGCTTTCACCCTGTTGTGGATGACCGTGTTCGGCGATACCGCCATTCACATGATTCTCTGGGAACACGTGACCAGCCTGGGCGAAGCCATCGACCGCGACAGCTCACTGGCCCTGTTCGCCTTCCTCGAGCATTTCCCGTTCGCCTCCGTGCTTTCACTGGTGGCGATCGTCATGGTGGTGGTGTTCTTCGTCACCTCGGCGGACTCCGGTGCGCTGGTCGTGGACATGCTCGCGTCCGGCGGCCAGGAAGGCACGCCGGTCTGGCAGCGGGTCTTCTGGGCCGGCTCCATGGGCGCGGTGGCCATCGCCCTGCTGTTGGCCGACGGCCTGACCGCACTGCAGACCGCCACCATCGCCAGCGCCCTACCCTTCACCCTCGCGCTGCTGTGCTCGATGTGGGGCCTGCTCAAGGCCTTGCGCCTGGATGCCACCAAACAGGGGTTGCGCTACCAGGCGATCACCACCTCACCGACCACGCCGCGCGCCTACAGCGACTGGCAGCGACGCTTGAGCAATCTGACGAAGTTTCCACGACGCCCCGACGTGGTGCGCTTCATCGCCGACGTGGCTCGTCCCGCCTGTGAAGCAGTTGCCGAGGAGATTCGCAAACAAGGCTACGGCGCAACCGTCGAACAAGGCGAAGACCGCCGCGTCCGCATCGAAATCACCCATGAAGGCGAGCCTGACTTCATCTACGAAATACGCCCCCGCGCCTATGCGATGCCGAGCTTCGTGCCCAGCAACGAGGACGACGAGCCCGGCGAACGTAAGTATTTCCGCGCCGAAGTCCACCTCAAGGAAGGCGGCCAGGACTACGACGTCATGGGCTGGAGCCGCGAAGGCGTGATCGGCGACATCCTCGATCAGTACGAGAAGCACATGCACTTCTTGCATATGGTGCGGTAG